The Pseudomonas azotoformans genome has a segment encoding these proteins:
- the copC gene encoding copper homeostasis periplasmic binding protein CopC has translation MSMLKTALAGVVLCTSVAASAHPTLLSSSPASGAQGVAPAVIELRFSENLLTQFSGAKLTMTDMPGMPNSSMPVKASVAASADPQVMLIKPASTLTVGTYRVDWRAVSSDTHPILGNVVFSVQP, from the coding sequence ATGTCGATGTTGAAAACTGCCCTGGCGGGCGTTGTGTTATGCACCAGCGTGGCGGCTTCAGCCCATCCCACGCTGCTGTCTTCCAGCCCGGCATCCGGTGCCCAAGGTGTTGCCCCCGCAGTGATTGAACTGCGCTTCTCGGAAAATCTGCTGACGCAGTTTTCCGGCGCCAAGCTGACCATGACCGATATGCCCGGCATGCCCAATTCGTCAATGCCGGTAAAGGCCAGTGTCGCCGCCAGTGCTGATCCCCAAGTGATGCTGATCAAGCCGGCCTCCACGCTGACGGTGGGCACCTATCGGGTGGATTGGCGCGCGGTGTCGTCCGATACCCACCCGATCCTTGGCAATGTGGTGTTCAGCGTCCAGCCATGA
- a CDS encoding ABC transporter ATP-binding protein has product MLYRRFEQLIDIFRDAPSEAPPDKVLPFYLYYLRQVWPHFAALLVVGLIGALIEVALFSYLSRIIDLAQGTPPANFFQVHSTELIWMAVVALLLRPIFGALHDLLVHQTISPGMTSLIRWQNHSYVLKQSLNFFQNDFAGRIAQRIMQTGNSLRDSAVAAVDAIWHVAIYAISSLVLFAEADWRLMIPLVSWILCYSLALRYFVPRVKERSVISSEARSKLMGRIVDGYTNITTLKLFAHTRYEQEYAKEAIIEQTEKTQLASRVVTSMDIVITTMNGLLIVTTTGLALWLWTQSLISVGAIALATGLVIRIVNMSGWIMWVVNGIFENIGQVQDGLKTIAQPLAVIDREHAPRLSVPRGEVRFEQVDFHYGKKSGIIGGLNLEIKAGEKIGLIGPSGAGKSTLVNLLLRLYDLQGGRILIDGQNIAEVAQESLREQIGMITQDTSLLHRSIRDNLLYGKPDATDEELWAAVHKARADEFIPLLSDSEGRTGLDAHVGERGVKLSGGQRQRIAIARVLLKDAPILIMDEATSALDSEVEAAIQESLETLMQGKTVIAIAHRLSTIARMDRLVVLEKGQIAESGSHAELLAHGGLYARLWQHQTGGFVGID; this is encoded by the coding sequence ATGCTCTATCGTCGTTTTGAACAACTGATCGATATTTTCCGCGACGCCCCCAGCGAAGCCCCGCCCGACAAAGTCTTGCCCTTCTACCTCTACTACCTGCGCCAGGTGTGGCCGCATTTCGCCGCCTTGCTGGTGGTGGGCCTGATCGGTGCGTTGATCGAAGTCGCACTGTTCAGCTACCTGAGCCGCATCATCGACCTGGCCCAGGGCACGCCGCCGGCCAACTTCTTCCAGGTGCACAGCACCGAGCTGATCTGGATGGCCGTGGTCGCCCTGCTGTTGCGCCCGATCTTCGGCGCCCTGCATGACCTGCTGGTGCACCAGACCATCAGCCCCGGCATGACCAGCCTGATCCGCTGGCAGAACCACAGTTACGTGCTCAAGCAGAGCCTGAATTTCTTCCAGAACGACTTCGCCGGGCGTATTGCCCAGCGCATCATGCAGACTGGCAACTCACTGCGCGACTCTGCGGTGGCGGCAGTGGATGCGATCTGGCACGTGGCGATCTACGCCATCAGCTCCCTGGTGCTGTTTGCCGAAGCTGATTGGCGCCTGATGATCCCGCTGGTGAGCTGGATTCTTTGCTACAGCCTAGCGCTGCGCTACTTCGTGCCACGGGTGAAGGAGCGCTCGGTGATTTCCTCCGAAGCGCGTTCCAAATTGATGGGCCGCATCGTCGACGGCTACACCAACATCACCACCTTGAAGCTGTTCGCCCATACCCGCTATGAGCAGGAATACGCCAAGGAAGCGATCATCGAGCAAACCGAAAAAACCCAGCTGGCCAGCCGCGTGGTGACCAGCATGGACATCGTGATCACCACCATGAACGGCCTGCTGATCGTCACCACCACCGGCCTGGCCCTGTGGTTGTGGACGCAGTCGCTGATCTCGGTGGGCGCGATTGCCCTGGCCACCGGCTTGGTGATCCGTATCGTCAACATGTCCGGCTGGATCATGTGGGTGGTCAACGGCATTTTCGAGAACATCGGCCAAGTCCAGGACGGCCTGAAAACCATCGCCCAGCCACTCGCCGTGATCGACCGCGAGCATGCCCCACGCTTGAGCGTGCCACGGGGCGAAGTGCGCTTCGAACAGGTGGATTTCCACTACGGCAAGAAGAGCGGGATCATTGGCGGCCTGAACCTTGAGATCAAGGCTGGCGAAAAGATCGGGTTGATCGGCCCATCGGGTGCCGGCAAGTCGACCTTGGTCAACCTGCTGCTGCGCCTGTACGACCTGCAAGGCGGACGCATCCTGATCGATGGCCAGAACATTGCCGAGGTCGCCCAGGAATCCCTGCGCGAACAGATCGGCATGATCACCCAGGACACGTCGCTGCTGCACCGTTCGATCCGCGACAACCTGCTGTACGGCAAGCCCGACGCCACCGACGAAGAACTCTGGGCCGCCGTACACAAGGCGCGCGCCGATGAGTTCATCCCATTGCTGTCGGACTCCGAAGGCCGCACCGGGCTGGATGCGCATGTCGGTGAGCGCGGAGTGAAGCTTTCCGGTGGGCAGCGTCAGCGTATTGCCATTGCCCGCGTGCTGCTCAAGGACGCGCCGATCCTGATCATGGACGAAGCCACCTCCGCGCTGGATTCGGAAGTGGAAGCGGCGATCCAGGAGAGCCTGGAAACCCTGATGCAGGGCAAGACGGTGATTGCGATCGCGCACCGGTTGTCGACCATTGCTCGGATGGACCGCCTGGTGGTGCTGGAGAAAGGCCAGATTGCCGAGAGCGGCAGTCACGCCGAGCTGCTTGCCCATGGCGGGCTGTATGCGCGGTTGTGGCAGCACCAGACGGGTGGGTTCGTCGGTATCGATTGA
- a CDS encoding copper resistance system multicopper oxidase translates to MHSNTTRRTFVKGLAAGGLLGGLGLWRSPVWALTSPGQPTVLAGTEFDLFIDQSPVNLTGRKRTALTINGSLPGPLLRWREGDTVTLRVNNRLAEPTSIHWHGILLPSNMDGVPGLSFKGIEPGGVFVYQFTVKQHGTYWYHSHSGFQEQQGVYGPLVIDPREPEPYTYQRDYVVMLSDWTDEDPVALMKTLKKQSDYYNLHKPTVGDFVRDLGKQGGSATVADRLMWAQMKMNPTDLADVSGETYTYLLNGQPPERNWTGVFKAGEMIRLRFINGSAMSYFDVRIPGLKMTVIAADGQPVQPVSVDEFRIAVAETFDVLVEPTAEAYTLFAQSMDRSGYVRGTLARQTGAMATVPALDPRPWITMEDMGMGGMDHGAMADMPEMAGMDHSAMSMQAHPASEQDNPLVDMQAMSPVPKLDDPGIGLRNNGRRVLTYADLRSAFEDPDGRDPSRTIELHLTGHMEKFAWSFNGVKFSDAEPLQLTYGERVRLVLVNDTMMSHPIHLHGLWSDLEDENGQFQVRKHTIDMPPGSRRSYRVTADALGRWAYHCHLLYHMEMGMFREVRVHE, encoded by the coding sequence ATGCACTCCAACACTACCCGACGTACCTTCGTTAAAGGCCTGGCTGCCGGCGGCTTGCTGGGCGGGCTCGGCCTCTGGCGCAGCCCGGTCTGGGCCTTGACCAGTCCCGGCCAGCCCACGGTGCTGGCCGGGACCGAATTTGATCTGTTCATTGACCAAAGCCCGGTCAACCTCACTGGCCGTAAACGCACGGCACTGACCATCAATGGCAGCCTGCCCGGCCCGCTGCTGCGCTGGCGTGAAGGCGACACCGTGACCTTGCGCGTGAACAACCGCCTGGCCGAACCGACGTCGATCCATTGGCACGGCATTCTCCTGCCGTCGAACATGGACGGCGTTCCGGGCTTGAGCTTCAAGGGCATCGAGCCGGGTGGCGTGTTTGTCTACCAATTCACGGTCAAACAGCACGGCACGTACTGGTACCACAGCCATTCCGGGTTCCAGGAGCAGCAGGGTGTGTATGGCCCGCTGGTGATCGACCCGAGGGAGCCCGAACCGTATACCTATCAGCGCGACTACGTGGTGATGCTGTCGGACTGGACCGACGAAGACCCGGTCGCCTTGATGAAAACCCTCAAGAAACAGTCCGACTACTACAACCTGCACAAGCCGACCGTGGGCGACTTCGTGCGGGATCTGGGCAAGCAAGGCGGGTCGGCCACGGTGGCTGACCGCCTGATGTGGGCGCAAATGAAGATGAACCCCACGGACTTGGCCGACGTCAGCGGCGAAACCTACACCTACCTGCTCAACGGCCAACCGCCGGAGCGCAACTGGACCGGCGTATTCAAGGCGGGCGAGATGATCCGGTTGCGCTTTATCAACGGTTCGGCAATGAGCTACTTCGATGTGCGCATTCCGGGGCTGAAGATGACCGTGATTGCCGCCGATGGCCAGCCAGTGCAGCCGGTGAGCGTCGACGAGTTCCGTATCGCCGTGGCAGAGACCTTCGATGTGCTGGTCGAGCCGACGGCCGAGGCTTACACACTGTTTGCCCAGTCGATGGACCGCAGTGGTTATGTCCGCGGCACGCTTGCCCGACAAACCGGGGCGATGGCCACCGTACCGGCACTGGACCCGCGCCCCTGGATCACCATGGAGGATATGGGCATGGGTGGGATGGACCACGGCGCCATGGCGGACATGCCGGAGATGGCGGGCATGGATCACAGTGCCATGTCGATGCAGGCCCATCCTGCGAGCGAGCAAGACAACCCGCTGGTGGATATGCAAGCCATGAGCCCGGTGCCCAAGCTCGACGATCCCGGCATCGGCCTGCGCAACAACGGCCGGCGTGTCCTGACTTACGCCGACCTGCGCAGCGCCTTCGAAGACCCTGACGGACGCGATCCCAGTCGCACCATCGAACTGCACCTCACTGGGCATATGGAGAAATTCGCCTGGTCATTCAATGGCGTGAAGTTCTCCGATGCCGAACCCTTGCAACTGACCTACGGCGAGCGCGTCCGGCTGGTGCTGGTCAACGACACGATGATGAGTCACCCCATTCATTTGCACGGTCTGTGGAGTGATCTGGAGGACGAAAACGGCCAGTTCCAGGTGCGCAAGCACACCATCGACATGCCGCCGGGCTCACGGCGCAGCTACCGGGTGACCGCCGACGCGCTGGGGCGTTGGGCCTATCACTGCCACCTGCTGTACCACATGGAAATGGGCATGTTCCGTGAGGTACGCGTGCATGAATAA
- a CDS encoding DEAD/DEAH box helicase, protein MFSQFALHERLLKAVAELKFVEPTPVQAAAIPLALEGRDLRVTAQTGSGKTAAFVLPVLNRLIGPAKVRVSIKTLILLPTRELAQQTLKEVERFSQFTFIKSGIITGGEDFKVQAAMLRKVPDILIGTPGRMIEQLNAGNLDLKEVEVLVLDEADRMLDMGFADDVQRLVAECVNRQQTMLFSATTGGSTLRDMVAKVLNNPEHLQVNNVSDLNATTRQQIVTADHNVHKEQILNWLLANETYQKAIVFTNTRAAADRIYGRLVAQEYKAFVLHGEKDQKDRKLAIDRLKAGGVKILVATDVAARGLDVDGLDLVINFDMPRSGDEYVHRIGRTGRAGNDGLAISLICHGDWNLMSSIERYLKQSFERRTIKEVKGTYTGPKKVKASGKAVGVKKKKTDAKGDKKKTGAKSPTKRKIANRPKTDNLSLVSKDGMAPLKRRKPEAPAAE, encoded by the coding sequence GTGTTTTCCCAATTCGCCCTGCACGAACGCCTGCTCAAAGCCGTGGCCGAGCTTAAATTTGTCGAGCCTACGCCTGTGCAAGCAGCGGCCATCCCGCTCGCGCTCGAAGGGCGTGACCTGCGGGTGACAGCTCAAACCGGTAGCGGCAAGACCGCTGCTTTCGTCCTGCCTGTGCTGAACCGCCTGATCGGGCCGGCCAAGGTTCGCGTCAGCATCAAGACCCTGATCCTGCTGCCAACCCGCGAGCTGGCCCAGCAGACCCTGAAGGAGGTTGAGCGCTTCTCGCAGTTCACCTTCATCAAGTCCGGCATCATCACCGGCGGTGAAGACTTCAAGGTCCAGGCCGCCATGCTGCGCAAGGTGCCGGACATCTTGATCGGCACCCCAGGCCGCATGATCGAGCAGCTCAATGCCGGCAACCTCGACCTCAAGGAAGTCGAAGTGCTGGTATTGGACGAAGCCGACCGCATGCTCGACATGGGCTTTGCCGACGACGTGCAGCGTCTGGTAGCCGAGTGCGTCAACCGCCAGCAGACCATGCTGTTCTCCGCCACCACTGGCGGCTCGACCCTGCGCGACATGGTCGCCAAGGTGCTGAACAACCCAGAGCACCTGCAGGTCAACAACGTCAGCGACCTGAACGCGACCACGCGCCAGCAGATCGTCACCGCCGACCACAACGTGCATAAAGAGCAGATCCTCAACTGGCTGTTGGCCAACGAGACCTATCAGAAAGCCATCGTGTTCACCAACACCCGCGCCGCCGCCGACCGCATCTACGGCCGCCTGGTAGCCCAGGAATACAAGGCGTTCGTGCTGCACGGCGAGAAAGACCAGAAGGACCGTAAGCTGGCGATCGATCGCCTCAAGGCCGGTGGCGTGAAGATCCTGGTCGCCACCGACGTCGCCGCCCGTGGCCTGGACGTGGACGGCCTGGACCTGGTGATCAACTTCGACATGCCACGCAGTGGCGACGAATATGTACACCGTATCGGGCGTACCGGGCGTGCCGGTAACGATGGCCTGGCGATCTCGCTGATCTGCCACGGCGACTGGAACCTGATGTCGAGCATCGAGCGCTACCTCAAGCAGTCGTTCGAGCGCCGCACTATCAAGGAAGTCAAAGGCACCTACACCGGGCCGAAGAAGGTCAAGGCGTCGGGCAAGGCCGTTGGCGTGAAGAAGAAAAAGACCGACGCCAAGGGCGACAAGAAGAAAACCGGTGCCAAGTCGCCGACCAAGCGCAAGATCGCCAATCGGCCGAAGACCGACAACCTGTCGCTCGTCAGCAAGGACGGCATGGCGCCACTCAAGCGCCGCAAGCCGGAAGCCCCGGCTGCCGAATAA
- a CDS encoding FMN-dependent NADH-azoreductase produces the protein MSNVLIIESSARQQDSISRQLTQQFISQWQVAHPADQISVRDVALNPVPHLDANLLGGWMKPADQRNDSEQASLDRSDELTNELLAADVLVMAAPMYNFAIPSTLKAWLDHVLRAGVTFKYTATGPQGLLTGKRAIVLTARGGIHTGASSDHQEPYLRQVMAFIGIHDVTFIHAEGVNLSGDFQEKGINHAKALLAQVA, from the coding sequence ATGTCCAACGTTCTGATCATCGAAAGCAGCGCCCGCCAGCAGGATTCGATCTCCCGCCAACTGACTCAGCAATTCATCAGCCAATGGCAGGTCGCCCACCCGGCGGACCAGATCAGCGTGCGTGACGTGGCCCTCAACCCGGTTCCGCATCTGGACGCCAACCTGCTCGGCGGCTGGATGAAGCCAGCGGATCAACGCAACGACAGCGAGCAGGCGTCCCTGGATCGCTCCGACGAATTGACCAACGAATTGCTTGCGGCAGACGTGCTGGTGATGGCCGCGCCGATGTACAACTTCGCCATTCCCAGCACCCTCAAAGCCTGGCTGGACCACGTGTTGCGCGCCGGTGTGACCTTCAAGTACACCGCCACCGGGCCACAGGGGCTGCTGACCGGCAAACGCGCCATCGTGCTCACTGCGCGCGGCGGCATCCATACGGGTGCCAGCTCCGATCACCAGGAACCCTACCTGCGCCAGGTCATGGCCTTTATCGGGATTCATGACGTCACCTTCATTCACGCCGAAGGAGTGAACTTGAGCGGTGACTTCCAAGAGAAGGGCATCAACCACGCCAAGGCGCTGTTGGCCCAGGTCGCCTGA
- a CDS encoding LysR family transcriptional regulator: protein MKAPRVTLDQWRTLQAVVDHGGFAQAAEALHRSQSSVSYTVARMQDQLGVPLLRIDGRKAVLTDAGEVLLRRSRQLVKNASQLEDLAHHMEQGWEAEVRLVVDAAYPNARLVRALTAFMPQSRGCRVRLREEVLSGVEELLLDGMADLAISGFIIPGYLGTEMSDVEFIAVAHPDHSLHRLNRELSFQDLESQMQVVIRDSGRQQPRDVGWLGAEQRWTVGSLATAATFVSSGLGFAWLPRHLIEREMKEGLLKQLPLEKGGSRNPTFYLYSNKDKPLGPATQILVELLRTFDTAPLDAPFAAPQQA from the coding sequence TTGAAAGCGCCCCGCGTTACCCTCGATCAATGGCGCACGCTGCAAGCCGTGGTCGACCATGGCGGCTTCGCCCAGGCGGCCGAAGCGCTGCACCGTTCGCAGTCCTCGGTGAGCTACACCGTGGCCAGGATGCAAGACCAGCTTGGCGTTCCGCTGCTGCGCATCGACGGGCGCAAAGCCGTGCTCACTGACGCGGGTGAAGTGCTGTTGCGCCGCTCCCGACAGTTGGTGAAAAACGCCAGCCAGTTGGAAGACCTCGCCCACCACATGGAACAAGGCTGGGAAGCGGAGGTGCGCCTGGTAGTGGACGCGGCCTATCCGAACGCACGCCTGGTACGCGCGCTCACCGCATTTATGCCGCAAAGCCGGGGTTGCCGTGTGCGCCTGCGTGAGGAGGTGCTGTCTGGCGTCGAGGAGCTGTTGCTCGATGGCATGGCCGACCTGGCCATCAGCGGCTTCATCATCCCCGGCTACCTGGGCACGGAAATGAGCGATGTGGAATTCATTGCCGTGGCCCATCCGGACCACTCATTGCACCGCCTGAACCGCGAGCTGAGCTTTCAGGACCTGGAAAGCCAGATGCAGGTGGTGATTCGCGATTCCGGCCGCCAGCAACCACGGGATGTGGGTTGGCTTGGCGCCGAACAGCGCTGGACCGTCGGCAGCCTGGCCACCGCCGCCACCTTCGTCAGCAGCGGCCTGGGCTTTGCCTGGTTGCCGCGCCACCTGATCGAACGCGAAATGAAGGAAGGCCTGCTCAAGCAGCTACCCTTGGAAAAGGGTGGAAGCCGCAACCCGACGTTCTACCTGTATTCGAACAAGGACAAACCCTTGGGGCCGGCGACGCAGATCCTCGTGGAACTGCTGCGCACCTTTGACACCGCCCCCTTGGACGCGCCTTTCGCCGCCCCGCAGCAAGCCTGA
- a CDS encoding carboxylate/amino acid/amine transporter, which produces MGYLLVVTLIQAFSFSLIGEYLAGHVDSYFAVLVRVLLAGLVFIPLTRWRSVEPGFMRGLLVIGALQFGVTYVCLYLSFRVLTVPEVLLFTILTPLHVTLIEDALNRRFNPWALIAALVAVAGAAVIRFDQITAHFLGGFLLLQLANFTYAAGQVMYKHLVKRYPSDQPHYRRFGFFYLGALLVVLPAFLMFGKANYLPDAPLQWGVLVFLGLVSTALGMYWWNKGACLVQGGTLAVMNNLHVPVGLLLNLLIWNQHEPLGRLALGGLVILGAVWISRLGNQPGSGAVKKAS; this is translated from the coding sequence ATGGGCTACTTACTGGTTGTCACCCTGATTCAGGCATTTTCCTTCAGCTTGATCGGCGAATACCTCGCCGGACATGTCGACAGCTACTTCGCCGTTTTGGTGCGCGTGCTGCTGGCCGGCTTGGTATTCATCCCGCTGACGCGCTGGCGCTCGGTGGAACCGGGTTTCATGCGCGGCCTGCTGGTGATCGGCGCGCTACAGTTCGGTGTGACGTACGTGTGCCTGTACCTGAGCTTTCGCGTGCTCACGGTGCCGGAAGTGCTGTTGTTCACCATCCTCACGCCGTTGCACGTGACGCTCATCGAGGATGCGCTCAACCGGCGCTTCAACCCCTGGGCGTTGATCGCCGCGCTGGTGGCGGTGGCGGGCGCGGCGGTGATCCGTTTCGACCAGATCACTGCGCACTTCCTGGGAGGCTTCCTGCTGCTGCAACTGGCCAACTTCACCTACGCCGCCGGGCAGGTGATGTACAAGCACCTGGTCAAACGCTACCCAAGCGACCAGCCGCATTACCGCCGCTTTGGTTTCTTCTACTTGGGCGCATTGCTGGTGGTGTTACCGGCGTTCCTGATGTTTGGCAAGGCCAACTACCTGCCCGATGCACCGCTGCAATGGGGTGTGCTGGTGTTCCTCGGGTTGGTCAGTACGGCGCTGGGCATGTACTGGTGGAACAAGGGCGCCTGCCTGGTGCAGGGCGGCACGTTGGCGGTGATGAACAACCTGCATGTGCCGGTGGGGTTGCTGTTGAACTTGCTGATCTGGAACCAGCATGAGCCGCTTGGGCGGTTGGCGTTGGGTGGGTTGGTGATTCTGGGGGCGGTGTGGATCAGTCGGCTGGGCAATCAACCGGGCAGTGGTGCAGTGAAAAAAGCGTCTTAG
- a CDS encoding copper resistance protein B has product MSRRVLSGLIALAFVPLTQADEFQGMSPVTPALTESRTPIPVLTDADRAAVYNAPGGHVVHDSGIHSLLLINQLEWQGGEGDGALNWDIKGWVGGDIDRLWLRSEGERSAGRTESAEVQALWGHAISPWWDLVGGVRQDFIPGDGQTWAAFGAQGMALYNFEAEATVFVGEAGRTAARLEGDYDILLTNRLILQPTAELNFYGRNDPQRGVGSGLSDSELGLRLRYEVRREFAPYVGVTWNRSYGQTAQYARDEGEDTRQLRWVVGVRLWF; this is encoded by the coding sequence ATGAGCCGTCGTGTCTTATCCGGCTTAATCGCGTTGGCGTTTGTTCCGTTGACACAGGCCGATGAATTCCAGGGCATGAGCCCGGTGACACCGGCGCTCACTGAGAGCCGCACACCGATCCCCGTATTGACGGACGCCGATCGCGCTGCGGTCTACAACGCGCCCGGTGGGCACGTGGTTCACGACAGTGGCATCCATTCCCTGCTGCTGATCAACCAGTTGGAATGGCAAGGCGGCGAGGGCGACGGCGCGTTGAACTGGGATATCAAGGGCTGGGTCGGTGGTGATATCGATCGCCTGTGGTTGCGCAGCGAAGGCGAGCGCAGCGCCGGTCGCACCGAAAGCGCTGAAGTCCAGGCGTTGTGGGGCCATGCCATCAGTCCTTGGTGGGACCTGGTTGGCGGTGTGCGCCAGGACTTCATACCCGGTGACGGCCAGACCTGGGCGGCCTTCGGCGCGCAGGGTATGGCGCTGTACAACTTTGAAGCCGAAGCCACGGTGTTTGTCGGTGAAGCCGGGCGCACTGCTGCACGGTTGGAGGGCGACTACGACATCCTCCTGACCAATCGACTGATCCTGCAGCCCACCGCCGAACTCAACTTTTATGGGCGCAACGATCCGCAGCGCGGCGTCGGTTCGGGCCTTTCGGACAGTGAGTTGGGCCTGAGGCTGCGTTACGAAGTGCGCCGCGAATTTGCGCCCTATGTGGGCGTGACCTGGAATCGCAGCTACGGCCAGACCGCGCAATACGCCAGGGATGAAGGCGAAGACACGCGGCAACTGCGCTGGGTCGTGGGTGTGCGCTTGTGGTTCTGA
- a CDS encoding Abi family protein, translated as MVWQTLEAKLSTPRMNRYLMGHQGNKEHAAAAYVHNMRIAESLVSIFHVLEVGLRNSIQREMVREYRRDDWYEAFKASTNPELRSSYQKVDDARTALMKRGVDPGPDDITAELSFGFWTSLFNRKAFPDVSKPLMKVFFYCPRNAKKADVIRSRLNNARDLRNRCFHHEPLLWQPLFALHRDITEVVQWIDPDLCAWLKSHDRLPTALVDWSHWREAAKRPATQPASNTQ; from the coding sequence ATGGTCTGGCAAACGTTGGAGGCGAAGCTCTCCACACCACGAATGAACCGCTACCTCATGGGGCATCAGGGCAATAAAGAGCATGCCGCTGCTGCCTATGTGCACAATATGAGGATCGCAGAGTCCCTGGTCTCGATTTTTCACGTGCTTGAAGTTGGGCTGCGCAACAGTATTCAGCGCGAGATGGTGCGCGAGTACCGACGTGACGACTGGTACGAGGCCTTCAAGGCAAGCACCAATCCAGAGCTTCGCTCCAGCTATCAAAAAGTAGACGACGCGCGTACGGCACTCATGAAAAGAGGTGTCGACCCAGGTCCGGACGACATCACGGCTGAGTTGAGCTTTGGCTTCTGGACTTCACTGTTCAATCGAAAGGCCTTTCCGGATGTTTCCAAGCCTTTGATGAAGGTATTTTTCTACTGCCCAAGAAACGCCAAGAAAGCTGACGTTATTCGTAGCCGCCTGAACAATGCGAGGGACCTGCGAAATCGCTGTTTCCACCACGAGCCACTCCTATGGCAACCGCTATTTGCCTTGCATCGGGATATCACAGAAGTAGTGCAGTGGATTGATCCTGATTTGTGCGCCTGGTTAAAAAGCCACGATCGACTCCCTACAGCATTAGTCGATTGGAGTCACTGGCGGGAGGCGGCGAAGCGTCCGGCCACCCAACCGGCCTCAAACACTCAATAG
- a CDS encoding peptidylprolyl isomerase, whose translation MLKKIAFFAGSVLFAANLMAAEPVKAPHVLITTTNGDIEIELDPVKAPISTKNFLAYVDKGFYTNTIFHRVIPGFMVQGGGFTQSMSQKPTEAPIKNEASNGLHNVRGTLSMARTSDPDSATSQFFINVADNAFLDPGRDRGYAVFAKVVKGMDVVDVIVNSQTTTKQGMQNVPIDPVYIKSAKRID comes from the coding sequence ATGTTGAAAAAAATCGCCTTCTTCGCCGGTTCTGTTCTGTTTGCCGCCAACCTGATGGCCGCCGAGCCCGTCAAGGCGCCCCACGTATTGATCACCACCACCAATGGCGACATCGAGATCGAACTGGACCCGGTCAAGGCGCCAATCAGCACCAAGAACTTCCTGGCCTATGTCGACAAGGGCTTCTACACCAACACGATTTTCCACCGCGTGATCCCAGGCTTCATGGTCCAGGGCGGCGGGTTTACTCAGTCGATGTCGCAAAAGCCAACTGAAGCGCCGATCAAGAACGAAGCCAGCAATGGCCTGCATAACGTACGTGGCACCCTGTCCATGGCGCGCACCAGTGACCCGGATTCGGCCACCAGCCAGTTCTTCATCAACGTGGCCGACAATGCCTTCCTCGACCCAGGCCGTGATCGCGGTTATGCCGTATTCGCCAAAGTGGTCAAGGGCATGGACGTGGTTGATGTGATCGTCAACTCGCAGACCACCACCAAGCAGGGCATGCAGAACGTGCCAATCGATCCTGTGTACATCAAGTCGGCCAAGCGCATCGACTGA
- a CDS encoding alpha/beta fold hydrolase — protein sequence MAWFDHEGCSLHYEEYGHGTPLILIHGLGSSSQDWELQIPVLARHYRLIVVDVRGHGRSDKPRERYSIQGFTFDLLALIEHLDLPPAHVVGLSMGGMIAFQLAVDEPAQVKSLCIVNSAPEVKVRSADDYWQWAKRWSLARVLSLATIGKALGDRLFPKPHQAELRRKMAERWAKNDKRAYLASFDAIVGWGVQERLSRITCPTLVISADHDYTPVAQKENYVKLLPDARLVVIEDSRHATPLDQPEVFNATLLDFLKTVETTTQDH from the coding sequence ATGGCCTGGTTCGACCACGAAGGATGCAGCCTGCACTACGAGGAATACGGCCACGGCACGCCGCTGATCCTGATCCACGGCCTGGGCTCCAGCAGCCAGGATTGGGAACTGCAGATTCCGGTGCTGGCCAGGCATTACCGTCTGATCGTGGTCGATGTGCGCGGCCACGGCCGCTCGGACAAACCGCGCGAGCGCTACAGCATCCAGGGCTTCACCTTTGATTTGCTGGCATTGATCGAACACTTGGATTTGCCACCCGCCCATGTGGTGGGCTTGTCCATGGGTGGCATGATTGCCTTCCAGTTGGCGGTGGACGAACCCGCGCAGGTCAAGAGCCTGTGCATCGTCAACAGCGCGCCAGAGGTGAAGGTGCGCAGTGCCGATGATTACTGGCAATGGGCCAAACGCTGGAGCCTGGCGCGTGTGCTCAGCCTGGCCACTATCGGCAAGGCATTGGGCGACCGTCTGTTCCCAAAACCGCATCAGGCCGAGCTGCGCCGCAAGATGGCCGAACGCTGGGCAAAAAACGACAAACGTGCTTATCTCGCCAGCTTCGATGCCATTGTGGGCTGGGGCGTGCAGGAACGACTTTCCAGAATCACCTGTCCAACCCTGGTCATCAGCGCCGACCACGACTACACCCCCGTGGCGCAAAAAGAAAACTATGTAAAACTGCTGCCCGATGCGCGACTGGTGGTGATCGAGGATTCCCGCCATGCCACGCCCTTGGACCAACCCGAAGTCTTTAACGCAACCTTGCTCGATTTTCTAAAGACAGTCGAAACCACTACCCAGGATCACTGA